One Etheostoma spectabile isolate EspeVRDwgs_2016 chromosome 12, UIUC_Espe_1.0, whole genome shotgun sequence genomic window carries:
- the crema gene encoding cAMP-responsive element modulator isoform X3, with the protein MAVTGDETESXATGDIPAYQLRSPNSGLAHSIVMAASPGTMQSPQPQHTEDITRKREVRLMKNREAARECRRKKKEYVKCLENRVAVLENQNKTLIEELKALKDIYCHKA; encoded by the exons ATGGCTGTGACTGGGGATGAGACTGAGTCAG NTGCCACAGGAGACATCCCGGCCTACCAGCTGCGTTCCCCCAACTCGGGCCTGGCTCACAGCATTGTGATGGCTGCGTCCCCTGGCACCATGCAGAGCCCTCAGCCCCAGCACACTGAGGACATCACCCGCAAGAGGGAAGTCCGCCTGATGAAAAACAG GGAGGCCGCCCGGGAGTGTCgcaggaaaaagaaagagtACGTCAAATGTCTGGAAAACCGCGTGGCTGTgctggaaaaccaaaacaagaccCTGATTGAAGAGCTCAAAGCACTGAAGGACATTTACTGCCACAAAGCCTAG